A window from Gasterosteus aculeatus chromosome 14, fGasAcu3.hap1.1, whole genome shotgun sequence encodes these proteins:
- the dab2ipb gene encoding DAB2 interacting protein b isoform X10 — protein sequence MAGVTRKGSGRPSYYYRFLGKSRLQRQRSRSRSRTRPPASRESPPERTGRRRSMPGGSSDKSTPTMEPASPAATPFRVTGFLSRRLKGSIKRTKSQPKLDRNSSFRHILPGFRSVDNDRSHLMPRLKESRSHESLLSPSSAVEALDLSMEDEVVIKPVHSSILGQDYCFEVTTSTGSKCFSCRSSAERDKWMENLRRAVQPNKDNSRRVENLLKLWIIEAKDLPAKKKYFCELCLDDSLYARTTCKLKADNVFWGEHFEFNNLPAVKSITAHLYKDSDKKKKKDKNNYIGLVNIPVAAVTGRQFMEKWYAVSTPNPPKGKTSGPMIRIKARYQSMNILPMEMYKEFAEYTTNNYMLLCSVLEPGISVKNKEEMACALVHILQSTGKAKDFLTDLMMSEVDRCGENEHLIFRENTLATKAIEEYLKLVGQKYLQDALGEFIKALYESDENCEVDPSRCSSGDLHEHQSNLKMCCELAFCKIINSYCVFPRELKEVFASWRQECSNRGRPDISERLISASLFLRFLCPAIMSPSLFNLMQEYPDDRTARTLTLIAKVTQNLANFTKFGNKEEYMSFMNQFVEHEWTNMQRFLVEISNPETISNTAGFEGYIDLGRELSTLHSLLSEVVSQMDQSAASKLGPLPRILREVNTALSNPSCVMMSPGQSSEHVGSPPAEASCSISTGLQKMVIDNDLPGLVDFTRLPSPTAENKDLFFVTRSSGIQPSPARSSSYSETNEADMGMANGSKSLSMVDLQDPRSLDGGPGPSSSEALGEGPTPGGGWLARVPQVNIPGGPTLRRPAQTPTALGTESTPGRPAQLLAPLSFQNPVYQMAACLPVSPRGMTDSGSECHSSVSSHSNNEDGPAGGKNAFLNHGGGGGGGGGGGGSSGDEYTRRSGEFNRRQLSLTETQHQPNVPRQNSAGPQRRIDQPPPQSVTRGRTPPNLLNSGPYPRPSSGNMMTSSPDWPGSGARLRQQSSSSKGDSPETKQRAQHKQAPSPVNPSALDRTAAWLLNMNVQYLDHEGTEPESLRNREDLTQVEKYQQEILVLQEKLRSSVQKLEEYESRLKGQDEQAQKVLMEYQARLEESEERLRRQQDDKDLQMKGIISRLMSVEEELKKDHSDMQAVVDSKQKIIDAQEKRIASLDAANARLMSALSQLKERYSMQTRNGISPTNPTKLQITENGEFRNSSNC from the exons atCTCATCTGATGCCAAGGCTGAAGGAGTCTCGCTCCCATGAGTCGTTGCTCAGCCCCAGTAGTGCTGTGGAAGCCCTGGACCTAAGCATGGAGGACGAGGTTGTCATCAAGCCGGTTCACAGCAGCATCCTCGGGCAGGACTACTGCTTTGAG GTCACCACCTCCACAGGAAGCAAATGTTTTTCGTGCCGTTCGTCAGCCGAGAGAGACAAATGGATGGAGAATCTGCGCAGGGCGGTGCAGCCCAACAAG gaCAACAGTCGCAGGGTGGAGAACCTGCTGAAGCTCTGGATCATCGAAGCCAAGGACCTGCCGGCCAAAAAGAAATACTTCTGCGAGCTGTGCCTGGACGACTCGCTCTACGCCCGCACCACCTGCAAGCTCAAGGCGGACAACGTCTTCTGGGGGGAGCACTTTGAGTTCAACAACCTGCCCGCCGTCAAGAGCATCACCGCCCACCTCTACAAAGACTcggacaagaagaaaaagaaagataaaaacaaCTACATCGGACTTGTCAATATCCCCGTCGCCGCGGTCACCGGGCGACAGTTCATGGAGAAGTGGTACGCCGTCAGCACGCCCAACCCGCCAAAGGGCAAGACGTCCGGGCCCATGATCAGGATCAAGGCGCGCTACCAGAGCATGAACATCCTGCCCATGGAGATGTACAAGGAGTTCGCAGAGTACACCACCAACAACTACATGCTGCTCTGCTCGGTGCTCGAGCCGGGGATCAGCGTCAAGAACAAGGAGGAGATGGCGTGCGCCCTGGTCCACATTCTGCAGAGCACCGGCAAGGCCAAG GACTTCCTCACGGATCTGATGATGTCAGAGGTGGATCGATGCGGGGAGAACGAGCACCTCATCTTCAGGGAGAACACGCTGGCGACGAAGGCCATAGAGGAGTACCTCAAGCTGGTGGGACAGAAGTACCTGCAGGACGCCCTGG gggAGTTCATCAAGGCTCTGTACGAGTCAGATGAGAACTGCGAGGTGGATCCGTCCAGGTGTTCCTCAGGCGACCTGCACGAACACCAGAGCAACCTGAAGATGTGCTGCGAGCTGGCCTTCTGCAAGATCATCAACTCATACTG CGTCTTTCCCAGAGAGCTGAAGGAGGTCTTTGCGTCATGGCGACAGGAATGCAGCAACCGGGGTCGACCGGACATCAGCGAGCGGCTCATCAGCGCGTCCTTGTTCCTGCGGTTCCTCTGCCCGGCCATCATGTCCCCCTCGCTTTTCAACTTGATGCAGGAGTATCCGGATGACCGCACAGCGCGCACGCTCACGCTCATCGCCAAAGTCACGCAGAACCTGGCGAACTTCacaaa GTTTGGTAACAAGGAGGAGTACATGTCCTTCATGAACCAGTTCGTGGAGCACGAGTGGACCAACATGCAGCGCTTCCTGGTCGAAATCTCCAACCCAGAGACCATCTCCAACACGGCGGGCTTCGAGGGCTACATCGACCTCGGCAGGGAACTCTCCACCCTGCACTCCCTGCTTTCGGAGGTGGTGTCCCAGATGGACCAG AGTGCCGCCTCCAAGCTGGGTCCTCTGCCCAGGATCCTGCGGGAGGTGAACACGGCTCTGTCCAACCCGTCCTGCGTCATGATGTCCCCGGGACAGTCCTCGGAGCACGTGGGCTCGCCCCCCGCCGAGGCCAGCTGCAGCATCTCCACCGGCCTGCAGAAGATGGTCATAGACAACGACCTGCCGGG GCTGGTGGACTTCACCAGGTTACCGTCTCCCACCGCGGAAAATAAGGACCTATTCTTTGTGACCAGGAGCTCCGGGATCCAACCTTCCCCAGCACGCAGTTCGAGCTACTCTGAGACCAATGAAGCGGACATGGGCATGGCCAACGGCAGCAAGAGTCTGTCCATGGTGGACCTCCAGGACCCCCGCAGTCTGGACGGTGGTCCGGGTCCAAGCTCCTCGGAGGCCCTGGGTGAAGGTCCAACCCCCGGGGGAGGGTGGTTGGCCAGAGTCCCACAGGTGAACATCCCCGGTGGTCCCACTCTGAGGAGGCCGGCCCAGACCCCCACCGCCCTGGGTACAGAAAGCACCCCGGGTCGACCCGCCCAGCTCCTGGCCCCCCTGTCCTTCCAAAATCCGGTCTACCAGATGGCGGCTTGCCTGCCCGTGTCCCCTCGAGGAATGACCGACTCGGGCTCCGAGTGCCACAGTTCCGTCAGTTCCCATAGCAACAACGAGGACGGACCGGCAGGAGGGAAGAACGCCTTCTTGAaccacggcggcggcggcggcggcggaggaggtggcggcgggAGCAGCGGGGACGAGTACACCCGGCGTTCGGGGGAGTTCAACCGCCGGCAGCTGTCCCTCACGGAGACACAGCACCAGCCCAACGTCCCCAGACAGAACAGTGCCGGCCCGCAGCGGAGAATAGACCAACCTCCGCCCCAGAGCGTCACCCGGGGCCGCACGCCTCCAAATCTCCTCAACAGCGGACCCTACCCCCGGCCCTCTTCTGGCAACATGATGACATCGTCGCCCGACTGGCCCGGCAGCGGCGCGCGGTTACGGcagcagtcctcctcctccaaaggGGACAGTCCGGAGACCAAGCAGCGGGCTCAGCATAAACAG GCCCCCTCCCCAGTGAACCCCAGTGCGCTGGACCGCACAGCAGCCTGGCTATTGAATATGAATGTGCAGTATTTAGACCATGAGGGGACGGAGCCCGAGTCACTGAGAAACAGAGAGGATCTGACTCAGGTGGAGAAG TATCAGCAGGAGATCTTAgtgctgcaggagaagctgcGGTCGTCGgtgcagaagctggaggagtaCGAGTCCCGTCTGAAGGGTCAGGACGAGCAGGCCCAGAAGGTGCTGATGGAGTACCAGGCCAGGCTGGAGGAGTCGGAGGAGCGCCTGCGCAGACAGCAGGACGACAAGGACCTCCAGATGAAGGGCATCATCAGCAG GTTAAtgtcggtggaggaggagcttaaGAAGGACCACTCGGACATGCAGGCGGTGGTGGACTCCAAGCAGAAGATCATTGATGCACAG gagaagCGCATAGCATCTTTGGATGCTGCCAACGCTCGTCTGATGAGCGCCCTCAGCCAGCTGAAGGAGCGCTACAGCATGCAGACCCGCAACGGCATCTCGCCCACCAACCCCACCAAGCTGCAGATAACTGAAAACGGGGAGTTCAGGAACAGCAGCAACTGTTAG